Proteins from a single region of Methanotorris igneus Kol 5:
- a CDS encoding DNA-directed DNA polymerase — translation MDALVDLTYKTENNRAIIYLYLIQKILKDENFKPYFYVELKEMSNNSIEKIKGFLKKNGLFHYVEDIEVVKKQIHNKEKEILKIITKHPKYVPKLRILKDLDEVLDIYEHDIPFAKRYLIDNELIPMTYWDFEKNKIKRKDIPKLKAIAFDMEVYNRNAEPDPQKDPILMASFYAEDFKKVITYKPFSHEYVEVVKDEKELIERIIEILKNYDIIYTYNGDNFDFPYLKKRAEVYGIKLNLGRDGEEIKISKGGMHLRSYIPGRVHIDLYSIARRLLHLTKYKLEDVALELFGVKKLEVGHQNIGKLWEENDEKLIEYSFQDALYTFKIGEYFLPLEVMFSRIVNQTLFEITRMSSSQMVEYLLLKNAFKNNTIAPNKPSNEEYQRRLKESYEGGYVKEPIRGMHESIVSFDFKALYPSIIISHNISPDTIDCECCKDESEKILEHWFCKKKEGLIPKTLRNLVERRMEIKKKMKEKAKKGEIDEEYKLFDYEQKSLKILANSHYGYLAFPRARWYSKECAEVVTYLGRKYIQQTIKEAEKFGFRVIYSDTDGFYAIWKEKISKDELIKKVHEFLDMINSRLPGNMELEFEGFYKRGIFVTKKRYALIDENNKITIKGLEFVRRDWANIAKKTQKAVLETLLIEGDVEKATKIIQDVVDDLKKGKVNKEDLIIYTQLTKDPKEYKTTAPHVEVAKRILKKGGRLRIGDVIGYIITSGEKSISERAKLPEEAEDYDVEYYIENQILPPVLRIMEALGVSKEELKNFGKQVTLDDFFKINKKE, via the coding sequence ATGGATGCGTTAGTTGATTTAACATACAAAACTGAAAATAATAGAGCAATTATTTACCTGTATTTAATTCAAAAAATATTGAAGGATGAAAATTTCAAACCATATTTTTACGTTGAATTGAAGGAAATGTCCAACAACAGCATTGAAAAAATTAAGGGGTTTTTAAAGAAGAATGGACTTTTTCACTATGTTGAAGATATAGAGGTAGTTAAAAAACAAATACACAACAAAGAAAAGGAAATTTTGAAGATAATTACAAAACATCCAAAATATGTTCCTAAGTTGAGGATTTTAAAGGATCTTGATGAAGTTTTGGATATCTATGAGCATGATATCCCATTTGCAAAGAGATATTTGATAGATAACGAACTAATCCCCATGACATATTGGGATTTTGAAAAAAATAAAATAAAAAGAAAGGATATTCCAAAATTAAAGGCGATAGCGTTTGACATGGAAGTTTATAATAGAAATGCTGAGCCAGACCCACAAAAAGACCCAATATTAATGGCAAGTTTCTATGCAGAGGATTTTAAGAAGGTAATTACCTACAAACCATTTAGCCATGAGTATGTTGAGGTTGTTAAAGATGAGAAAGAACTTATTGAGAGAATTATTGAAATTCTAAAAAATTATGACATAATTTATACTTACAACGGGGACAATTTTGATTTTCCTTATTTAAAGAAAAGAGCAGAGGTTTATGGGATAAAGTTAAATTTGGGAAGGGATGGGGAAGAAATAAAAATTTCAAAAGGGGGTATGCATTTAAGAAGTTACATTCCTGGGAGGGTACATATTGATTTATACTCAATAGCGAGGAGATTGCTCCATTTAACAAAGTATAAGTTAGAGGATGTTGCATTGGAACTTTTTGGAGTTAAAAAATTAGAAGTTGGACATCAAAATATAGGCAAACTTTGGGAAGAAAATGATGAAAAACTTATTGAATATTCCTTCCAAGATGCACTTTACACATTTAAGATTGGTGAGTATTTTTTACCTTTGGAGGTAATGTTTTCAAGGATTGTTAATCAGACACTCTTTGAGATAACAAGGATGAGTAGCAGTCAGATGGTAGAATATCTCTTATTAAAAAATGCATTTAAAAACAACACAATTGCCCCAAATAAACCTTCAAATGAAGAATACCAAAGAAGGTTAAAGGAGAGTTATGAGGGAGGCTATGTTAAAGAACCAATAAGAGGAATGCATGAAAGTATTGTTTCCTTCGATTTCAAAGCTCTTTACCCTTCAATTATAATAAGCCACAACATAAGCCCAGATACCATTGATTGTGAGTGTTGTAAGGACGAATCAGAAAAGATTTTAGAGCATTGGTTCTGTAAAAAGAAAGAAGGATTAATACCAAAAACATTGAGAAATTTGGTTGAGAGGAGAATGGAGATTAAGAAAAAAATGAAAGAAAAAGCAAAAAAAGGAGAAATTGATGAAGAATATAAACTCTTTGATTATGAACAAAAGTCATTGAAGATTTTGGCAAATAGTCACTATGGTTATTTAGCTTTCCCAAGGGCAAGGTGGTATTCAAAAGAATGTGCAGAGGTTGTTACATACTTGGGGAGAAAATATATTCAACAAACCATCAAAGAGGCGGAGAAATTTGGGTTTAGGGTTATTTACAGCGATACTGACGGTTTTTATGCAATTTGGAAGGAAAAAATCAGCAAAGATGAACTAATCAAAAAAGTTCATGAATTTTTAGACATGATAAACTCTAGACTCCCAGGAAACATGGAGTTGGAGTTTGAGGGCTTTTATAAGAGGGGAATTTTTGTAACAAAGAAAAGGTATGCACTAATAGATGAAAACAATAAAATAACCATTAAGGGTCTGGAGTTCGTGAGGAGGGACTGGGCGAACATTGCAAAGAAAACACAAAAGGCAGTTTTAGAGACGCTTTTAATTGAGGGGGATGTAGAAAAGGCAACAAAAATCATTCAAGATGTAGTAGATGATTTAAAGAAGGGGAAAGTAAACAAGGAGGACTTAATAATATATACTCAACTAACAAAAGACCCCAAGGAATATAAAACAACCGCCCCGCATGTTGAAGTTGCAAAGAGAATATTGAAGAAAGGTGGAAGGTTAAGGATAGGGGATGTTATTGGCTACATTATAACGAGTGGTGAAAAATCAATAAGTGAGAGGGCAAAACTTCCAGAAGAAGCTGAGGATTATGATGTCGAATATTACATAGAGAACCAAATCCTTCCACCAGTTTTGAGGATTATGGAGGCATTGGGAGTTTCAAAGGAGGAACTTAAAAATTTTGGTAAGCAGGTTACATTAGATGATTTCTTTAAAATAAACAAAAAAGAATAA
- the ade gene encoding adenine deaminase, translating into MIVFKNGKIIDVYSGEIIKGNVGIEGDRIIFVDFDGNIEIPDAKIIDLNGRYISPTFIDAHIHIESSHIIPSEFEKFALKSGVTKVVIDPHEIANVLGREGILFMMNDAEILDVYVMIPSCVPATELETNGAVIGVEDIEELITLPNVLGLGEVMNYVGVINEDEEVIRKIEVVKRAGKLIDGHCPQLKGLDLCKYISHGIMSDHECTEEEEALEKLRLGLKLMVREGTASKNINLLSMTKKIKDKRNIMLVSDDVSIKDLSNKYMLNILRKATKYVSPVEAIQMVTINPANYFGFDVGIKPGNEASLIIFNDLNNFDVWDIVVKGKFLDEIIKEKSKSKNNGIKTVKQKSTINYNYKKKEDFLIEGIDYNIKDRSVRVIEPIEHSLITNEIIMDVEEAIKLKDKNKINKIFVLERHKNTNNIGKGLIFDFLKEGVVASSYAHDSHNVIVVGNDEEDIALAVNFLKDIGGGFVAVKDGEVVDYLKLYIGGIMGDDGDYVLEKTLSMEDKVKNWSRFEDIFLSMSFLSLPVIPELKITDKGLVKDMKIVDLFV; encoded by the coding sequence ATGATTGTCTTTAAAAATGGGAAAATTATTGATGTCTATAGTGGGGAAATAATTAAAGGAAATGTAGGGATAGAAGGAGATAGAATAATCTTTGTGGATTTTGATGGCAATATTGAAATTCCCGACGCCAAAATAATCGATTTAAATGGGAGATACATATCCCCCACTTTTATAGATGCCCACATTCACATAGAATCTTCCCACATTATCCCCTCTGAATTTGAGAAATTTGCATTAAAGAGTGGAGTTACAAAGGTTGTTATAGATCCTCATGAGATTGCAAATGTCCTTGGCAGGGAAGGGATTTTGTTCATGATGAATGATGCGGAGATTTTGGATGTTTATGTTATGATTCCTTCATGTGTTCCAGCAACAGAATTGGAAACCAATGGGGCGGTTATTGGTGTTGAGGATATTGAAGAACTCATAACTCTACCAAATGTTTTAGGTTTAGGAGAAGTTATGAATTATGTTGGGGTTATAAATGAGGATGAGGAAGTCATAAGAAAAATAGAAGTTGTAAAAAGAGCAGGGAAATTAATAGATGGGCACTGTCCCCAACTAAAAGGATTAGATTTATGCAAATATATCTCCCATGGTATCATGTCGGATCATGAGTGCACTGAGGAAGAGGAAGCATTGGAAAAACTAAGGTTGGGCTTAAAGTTAATGGTTAGGGAAGGAACGGCATCAAAAAATATAAACCTTCTCTCTATGACCAAAAAAATTAAAGATAAAAGAAATATAATGTTGGTTAGTGATGATGTATCTATTAAAGATTTAAGCAACAAATATATGCTCAACATCCTAAGAAAAGCAACAAAATACGTTTCTCCTGTTGAGGCAATCCAAATGGTAACCATAAACCCAGCAAACTATTTTGGGTTTGATGTAGGAATAAAACCAGGAAATGAAGCAAGTTTAATTATTTTTAATGATTTGAATAATTTTGATGTGTGGGATATTGTTGTTAAGGGAAAATTTTTGGATGAGATAATAAAGGAAAAAAGCAAAAGCAAAAATAACGGCATCAAAACAGTTAAACAAAAATCCACCATAAACTACAACTATAAAAAGAAAGAAGACTTTTTAATTGAGGGGATTGACTACAATATTAAAGATAGAAGCGTTAGAGTTATTGAGCCTATTGAACACTCTCTAATAACAAATGAGATTATTATGGATGTTGAAGAGGCAATAAAATTAAAAGACAAAAACAAAATAAACAAAATATTTGTTTTGGAGAGGCATAAAAATACAAACAATATTGGGAAGGGATTAATTTTTGATTTTTTAAAAGAAGGTGTTGTGGCGTCTTCCTATGCTCATGATTCGCACAACGTTATTGTTGTTGGAAATGATGAGGAAGATATAGCATTGGCAGTTAATTTCTTAAAGGACATTGGTGGGGGTTTTGTTGCTGTTAAGGATGGAGAAGTTGTGGATTACTTAAAGTTATATATTGGGGGGATTATGGGTGATGATGGAGATTATGTTTTGGAAAAAACTCTATCTATGGAAGATAAAGTAAAAAATTGGAGTAGATTTGAAGATATATTCTTATCTATGTCCTTCCTATCTCTCCCAGTAATTCCAGAATTGAAAATAACTGACAAAGGACTCGTAAAAGATATGAAAATTGTTGATTTGTTTGTTTAA
- a CDS encoding GTPase, whose translation MRYKKVPVKKIVNKIINECDVILLVLDARDPETTRNKELEEKIKKMNKELIYVLNKADLVPKEVLEKWKEKLGNAVFMSAKYRMGTKILRDKIKEYLKKNNIKEGKVGVVGYPNVGKSSIINALTGRRSALTGSLAGLTKGEQWIRLTKNIKLLDTPGVLEMKDEDELIISGALRLEKAENLISPALKILKRLHDFDKTIIPNYYGVEVDEINEELLKKIGKKLKYLKKGNEVDLDRTAKSIIKDFQDGKLNYYNVEIKKYGQERQRNIEFITRYLKDFPFIDDAKMIINHLSDFDDLKRLKIKPVLGEETINGTTLVISFGEKTVDAGRKKVEEYAKEHNIELYSKFGDKIGRNRVFVGVGTKL comes from the coding sequence ATGAGATATAAAAAAGTTCCAGTTAAAAAGATTGTCAATAAAATTATTAATGAGTGTGATGTTATTTTGTTAGTTTTAGATGCCAGAGACCCAGAGACAACAAGAAATAAAGAGTTAGAGGAGAAAATAAAGAAAATGAATAAAGAGTTGATTTATGTTTTAAATAAGGCAGATTTGGTCCCAAAGGAAGTTTTGGAAAAGTGGAAGGAAAAATTGGGCAATGCAGTATTTATGAGTGCAAAATATAGGATGGGAACAAAAATACTTAGAGATAAAATAAAAGAATACCTAAAAAAGAACAACATAAAAGAAGGAAAGGTTGGAGTTGTTGGTTATCCAAACGTTGGAAAATCCTCCATAATAAATGCATTAACTGGGAGAAGGAGTGCGTTAACTGGTTCTTTGGCAGGATTAACAAAAGGAGAGCAGTGGATTAGATTAACAAAAAATATAAAGTTGTTAGACACTCCGGGAGTTTTAGAGATGAAGGATGAGGATGAATTAATAATTTCTGGAGCATTGAGACTTGAAAAGGCAGAAAACCTAATCTCCCCAGCATTAAAGATATTGAAGAGGTTGCATGATTTTGACAAAACAATAATCCCAAACTACTATGGGGTTGAGGTTGATGAGATAAACGAGGAACTCCTTAAAAAAATTGGAAAAAAACTGAAATATTTAAAAAAGGGTAATGAGGTTGATTTGGATAGAACGGCAAAGAGTATAATAAAGGATTTCCAAGATGGGAAATTAAACTACTACAATGTAGAGATAAAAAAATATGGACAAGAACGGCAAAGAAACATAGAATTTATAACAAGATATCTAAAAGATTTTCCATTTATTGACGATGCAAAGATGATAATTAATCATTTGAGTGATTTCGATGACTTGAAGAGATTAAAAATAAAACCTGTTTTGGGAGAAGAGACTATTAATGGAACTACTCTTGTTATTTCCTTTGGAGAAAAAACTGTTGATGCTGGAAGAAAAAAGGTTGAGGAATATGCAAAAGAACATAACATAGAGTTGTATTCAAAATTTGGTGATAAGATAGGGAGAAATAGAGTGTTTGTTGGTGTTGGGACAAAACTTTAA
- a CDS encoding TIGR00266 family protein produces MRGKDYEFEIKYTPSYSLLEVKLDNQEINAETGAMVYMDTSIKVNTNLKGGLLGALKRAIVGESVFINTFSGSGRIGFAPSAPGDIVHHVLDGTLYAQSGSYLASSPNIEIDTKFGGAKTFFGGKGLFLIKLEGEGDIFLSSFGAIEEIELNDESIIVDNGHLVAFTEGLDYKLTKLGSLKSAILGGEGKVYEFSGTGKIYIQSRSFEAFVGTIMPYIEPKK; encoded by the coding sequence ATGAGAGGAAAAGATTATGAATTTGAAATAAAATATACTCCCAGTTATTCGTTGCTTGAAGTTAAGTTAGACAACCAAGAAATTAATGCTGAGACGGGAGCAATGGTCTATATGGATACTTCAATAAAAGTAAATACAAACCTAAAAGGTGGACTTCTTGGAGCATTAAAAAGGGCAATTGTTGGAGAAAGTGTTTTTATAAATACATTTAGTGGAAGTGGAAGAATAGGATTTGCCCCATCAGCACCTGGAGATATAGTACATCATGTTTTAGATGGGACTTTATATGCCCAAAGTGGTTCTTACTTAGCATCATCCCCAAATATAGAAATAGACACAAAATTTGGAGGAGCTAAGACATTTTTTGGAGGAAAAGGATTATTTTTAATTAAATTAGAAGGAGAGGGGGATATATTTTTATCAAGTTTTGGGGCTATTGAAGAGATAGAGTTGAATGATGAAAGTATTATTGTTGATAACGGGCATCTTGTGGCATTTACCGAAGGTTTAGATTATAAACTTACTAAATTAGGTAGTTTGAAATCCGCAATACTTGGAGGAGAAGGTAAAGTTTATGAGTTTAGCGGAACAGGGAAGATATATATCCAATCAAGAAGTTTTGAGGCATTTGTTGGAACGATTATGCCGTATATAGAACCAAAAAAATAA
- a CDS encoding pyridoxal phosphate-dependent aminotransferase yields MLSERVINFESFEVMDILAKCEEMERRGEDVIHLEIGEPDFDTPKPIVDACLNALKDGKTHYTDSLGIYDLREKISEEYKGEYGVDVSPNNIIITGGSSLGLFFAISSIIDKGDKVLIQNPSYPCYRNIIKFCGGVPVYCNFEDIESYISKRTKAVIINSPSNPLGEVISREIFEEIYENIPYVISDEIYSGLIYEGKHISAIEFDENLEKTIVVNGFSKLYAMTGWRIGYVISNKEIINAILKLQQNLFIAPTTFVQYGALKVFDEDVKKARDEMIKEFDRRRRLVLKYVKSFGWEVNNPIGAYYVFPNIGMDGREFSTKLLEEKKVATVPGIAFGSAGKNHIRISYANSYEKIKEGMERIEEFIENNF; encoded by the coding sequence ATGCTTTCAGAGAGGGTTATAAACTTTGAATCTTTTGAAGTTATGGATATTTTGGCAAAATGTGAAGAGATGGAGAGAAGAGGGGAAGATGTCATTCATTTAGAGATTGGTGAGCCAGATTTTGATACACCAAAACCTATAGTTGATGCATGCCTAAATGCTTTAAAGGACGGCAAAACCCACTATACAGACAGTTTGGGGATTTATGATTTGAGGGAAAAAATTTCTGAGGAATATAAGGGGGAGTATGGTGTAGATGTTTCTCCAAATAATATAATAATAACTGGAGGTTCAAGTTTAGGTTTGTTCTTTGCAATCTCATCAATAATAGATAAGGGAGATAAGGTCTTAATACAAAATCCTTCCTACCCATGCTATAGGAACATAATCAAGTTTTGTGGAGGAGTTCCAGTTTATTGCAATTTTGAGGATATTGAAAGTTACATAAGCAAGAGAACTAAAGCAGTTATAATAAATTCCCCATCAAATCCATTGGGAGAAGTTATTTCAAGGGAGATTTTTGAGGAGATTTATGAAAACATCCCCTATGTGATATCTGATGAAATCTACTCGGGCCTTATTTATGAAGGAAAACACATATCTGCAATAGAATTTGATGAAAATTTAGAAAAAACCATAGTAGTCAATGGATTCTCAAAACTCTACGCTATGACTGGGTGGAGGATAGGTTATGTTATATCAAACAAGGAGATTATAAATGCCATTTTAAAACTACAACAGAATTTGTTCATTGCTCCAACAACATTTGTTCAATATGGGGCATTAAAGGTTTTTGATGAGGACGTTAAAAAAGCAAGAGATGAGATGATTAAAGAATTTGATAGGAGGAGAAGATTGGTTTTAAAGTATGTTAAATCCTTCGGTTGGGAAGTTAACAACCCCATCGGTGCTTATTATGTATTCCCAAATATAGGCATGGATGGGAGGGAGTTCTCAACCAAATTACTTGAGGAGAAAAAGGTCGCCACTGTTCCTGGCATAGCATTTGGAAGTGCTGGGAAAAACCATATAAGAATCTCCTACGCAAATTCCTACGAAAAAATAAAAGAAGGGATGGAGAGGATAGAAGAATTTATAGAAAACAATTTTTAA
- a CDS encoding methionine adenosyltransferase: protein MRNIIVKKLDLPSIEERPVEIVERKGLGHPDSICDGIAESVSRALCKMYKEKFGTVLHHNTDQVELVGGHAYPKFGGGEMVGPIYILLSGRATMEIHDKEKNEVIKLPVSTVAVKAAKEYLKKVLRNADIDKDVIVDCRIGQGSVDLVDVFERQKNEVPLANDTSFGVGYAPLSTTEKLVLEIEKYLNSEELKKELPAVGEDIKVMGLREGKKITLTIAMAVVDKYVKNVEEYKKVIEEVRKRVEKIAKEIAKDYEVEVCINTADDYERESVFLTVIGTSAEMGDDGSVGRGNRVNGLITPFRPMSMEAASGKNPINHVGKIYNILANLIANDIAKLDGVKECYVRILSQIGKPIDQPKALDIEIITEEGYKLEDIEPKAKEIANKWLDNIMEVTEMIIEGKVTTF from the coding sequence ATGAGGAATATAATCGTGAAAAAATTGGATTTGCCTTCAATAGAAGAAAGACCAGTAGAGATCGTAGAGAGGAAAGGATTAGGACATCCAGACAGCATTTGTGATGGTATAGCAGAGAGTGTTAGTAGAGCATTGTGCAAAATGTATAAAGAGAAATTTGGAACTGTTTTACACCACAACACAGACCAAGTTGAACTTGTAGGGGGGCATGCCTACCCTAAGTTTGGTGGCGGAGAAATGGTAGGCCCAATATACATCTTATTGTCTGGAAGAGCTACAATGGAAATCCATGACAAGGAGAAAAACGAAGTTATAAAGCTTCCAGTAAGCACTGTTGCTGTAAAGGCAGCAAAAGAATACTTAAAAAAGGTTTTAAGAAATGCAGATATTGACAAAGATGTCATTGTGGACTGCAGAATTGGGCAAGGTTCCGTGGATTTAGTTGATGTCTTTGAAAGGCAGAAAAATGAAGTGCCTCTTGCAAATGATACATCCTTCGGGGTTGGCTACGCTCCATTGTCAACAACAGAAAAACTTGTTTTGGAAATAGAGAAATACTTAAACAGTGAAGAATTAAAGAAAGAGCTTCCAGCAGTTGGGGAAGATATAAAGGTTATGGGATTGAGAGAGGGCAAAAAAATAACATTAACCATTGCAATGGCAGTTGTGGATAAATATGTGAAGAATGTTGAAGAATATAAGAAAGTTATTGAGGAAGTTAGGAAGAGAGTTGAAAAGATTGCAAAAGAAATTGCAAAAGATTATGAAGTTGAGGTTTGTATTAACACCGCTGATGATTATGAGAGGGAGAGTGTTTTCTTAACAGTTATTGGAACATCAGCAGAGATGGGAGATGACGGTTCAGTAGGAAGAGGAAACAGAGTTAATGGTTTAATAACCCCATTCAGACCTATGAGTATGGAAGCAGCAAGTGGTAAAAACCCAATAAACCACGTAGGGAAGATTTACAACATATTAGCTAACTTAATAGCAAATGACATTGCAAAATTGGATGGAGTTAAGGAATGCTACGTAAGAATATTAAGCCAAATTGGTAAACCAATTGACCAACCAAAGGCATTGGACATTGAGATTATTACTGAAGAAGGATACAAATTAGAGGATATTGAACCTAAGGCAAAAGAGATAGCAAATAAATGGCTTGATAACATCATGGAAGTTACAGAAATGATTATAGAAGGAAAAGTAACTACATTCTAA
- a CDS encoding ABC transporter ATP-binding protein: MKKVKVRNLVKYFGDKKAIDNISFEVYEGEIFGLLGHNGAGKTTTLRIIAGIINDYEGEVEVNGKIGYLPEERGLYKDERVGEVLTFFGELAGMEKEEIKNQIDYWLKKLNIYKYKNQKVKTLSKGNQQKVQFIISVLHNPDIIILDEPFSGLDIFNLNLLKEILFELKEMGKSIILSTHQLEKIERFCDRVLVLKNGKVIHYGRIDEICHKKVAYVEYIKDGKLIKQNLPHEEAILLIKNEEILRNLIKFEVRSSLEDLFLKETFKKLNENQR, translated from the coding sequence ATGAAAAAGGTAAAAGTAAGAAACTTAGTTAAATATTTTGGGGATAAAAAAGCAATTGACAACATTTCTTTTGAAGTTTATGAGGGGGAAATATTTGGACTTTTGGGGCATAATGGAGCAGGGAAAACAACAACACTAAGGATTATAGCAGGCATTATTAACGATTATGAAGGAGAAGTTGAAGTGAATGGGAAAATTGGTTATCTTCCAGAAGAGAGGGGACTTTATAAGGATGAGAGGGTGGGGGAGGTTTTAACGTTTTTTGGGGAATTGGCAGGGATGGAAAAGGAGGAAATCAAAAATCAAATTGACTATTGGCTGAAAAAACTGAATATCTACAAATACAAAAATCAAAAAGTAAAAACTCTCTCAAAGGGAAATCAACAAAAAGTTCAATTTATAATATCTGTTTTGCACAATCCCGATATAATTATATTGGATGAGCCGTTTTCTGGACTTGATATTTTTAATCTCAACCTTTTGAAGGAAATTCTCTTTGAATTAAAAGAGATGGGGAAGAGTATCATCTTATCCACACACCAACTTGAAAAGATAGAGAGGTTTTGTGATAGAGTTTTGGTATTAAAAAATGGTAAAGTTATTCACTATGGAAGGATAGATGAGATATGCCACAAAAAAGTTGCATATGTGGAGTATATTAAAGATGGAAAATTAATAAAGCAGAATTTGCCACATGAAGAGGCAATATTATTGATAAAAAATGAAGAAATTTTAAGAAATCTTATTAAGTTTGAAGTTAGGAGTTCCTTAGAGGATTTATTTCTAAAAGAAACTTTTAAAAAGTTGAACGAAAACCAAAGGTAA
- a CDS encoding ABC transporter permease, translating to MKINSSKIKTIAKHEILSTIKRKQFIIGTVGVPLVMIIIAIIGLYFSSDIGNLKIGYIDYFGVNIPDKIVKYNSIQQKNITLYFIEYHNIEEGKNDVLNGTIDILAIIPKDYLDTGKIIIYSTTKSINPTIAETLRDLLLETLLKDKVDNKTYNRVKSPLNLEIYSISEKGEEKESIFSQILPIGFVMILYIAITTVSGLIVGNTIEEKEHRIMEVLLSFTNAENIMIGKILGISVVGLIQISIWLMFALPVVIVYAIKVSTFLVAMAVVFFILAYLFYTSLLCGVASLYTNLKDASQIIAPIVIIQTIPFMMLNLILTNPNHYVVKILSYLPFTAPQVMLMRLSITNVEIWELVLSLAIMVLSTIASFIISIKLFKIGTLIYEENMSLKKVLKILRGNRS from the coding sequence ATGAAAATAAACTCATCTAAAATAAAAACCATTGCTAAGCATGAGATATTGTCCACAATAAAAAGGAAACAATTTATCATTGGAACTGTTGGTGTTCCGTTAGTTATGATAATAATCGCTATTATTGGACTCTATTTTTCTTCCGATATAGGGAATTTAAAGATTGGGTATATTGATTATTTTGGAGTTAATATACCAGACAAAATTGTAAAATACAATTCAATCCAACAGAAAAATATAACGCTGTATTTTATTGAGTATCATAACATTGAGGAAGGAAAAAATGACGTCTTAAATGGAACAATAGACATCTTAGCAATAATTCCAAAGGATTATTTGGATACTGGAAAAATTATAATATACTCCACAACAAAATCTATAAATCCAACAATAGCAGAAACACTTAGGGACTTATTACTTGAAACACTTTTAAAAGATAAAGTGGATAATAAAACCTACAACCGTGTAAAATCCCCATTAAACCTTGAAATATACAGTATAAGTGAAAAGGGTGAAGAAAAGGAAAGCATCTTTTCCCAAATATTGCCTATAGGGTTTGTCATGATTTTATACATTGCCATAACGACAGTCTCTGGGTTGATTGTAGGTAATACAATTGAGGAAAAAGAACATCGTATAATGGAAGTCCTCCTCTCATTTACAAATGCAGAAAACATTATGATTGGAAAGATTTTGGGGATTTCTGTTGTTGGGTTAATCCAAATATCAATATGGCTTATGTTTGCATTGCCAGTGGTTATTGTATATGCCATTAAAGTATCTACATTTTTGGTGGCTATGGCAGTTGTATTCTTTATATTGGCTTATTTGTTCTACACTTCTCTCCTTTGTGGAGTAGCCTCACTCTACACAAATCTAAAGGACGCCAGTCAGATAATTGCACCAATAGTAATTATTCAAACAATCCCATTTATGATGTTAAATCTCATCCTCACGAATCCAAACCACTATGTTGTAAAAATCCTCTCCTATCTCCCATTTACAGCACCACAAGTAATGTTGATGAGATTGTCAATAACTAACGTGGAAATTTGGGAGTTAGTTCTCTCTTTGGCAATTATGGTTTTATCAACAATTGCATCATTCATCATTTCAATAAAACTCTTCAAAATAGGAACTCTTATTTATGAGGAGAACATGTCATTAAAAAAGGTTCTTAAAATTTTGAGAGGAAACAGATCTTAA